The following coding sequences are from one Beggiatoa alba B18LD window:
- a CDS encoding PAS domain S-box protein: MKSLKFKLSLISIIFVSISVLIAIYLLNRSYYQTMNIFAERAILHAEESFKNLQKNDIEKLSATLLSVLDNPTFQEAFQQKDRHTLYKLASPLFEQLKHRYRITHWYFHLPEAFKTVFLRVHNPDLYGDIIQRATYRQSVLTKDFGIGIELGKTAFALRVVHPYYINNTLVGYVELGEEIDHFLVAMKDQTGDEYSIFAYKQFIDEQAWQTLQKNKRVRNNWADNSDVLLIDSTTQDTQLHGVSEKLTVLPNKAVSLGIKELDNGEIYATGIFPIYDVSQQQVGGIYVFHNLTKLHHSFFLTQWHLITFGIISIILTSIVLYILINHFTKAPIQQLKTISQALECLNSGDFNHQVDESSFQELGEFSRVFEQVRSNLRKTIQKLRAEIQERETTQKQLEMSQTELEQRVIDRTRALTLATTAAEQARESVELINQELRESESLLRSVLENSALAIDFVDTNGRFFDCNPAFERLLGYERKELFRMNLSEVTYPPDIDKSVDQYKSMIAGEFDTYQLEKRFIHKQGYLIWATVTVSLIRDKDGKPHFAVGMLENITERKRGEELLKEKLAVISSFKALADNTSDFISYSDLYGHIQYINPAGLRMIGRNGINPKDISLHDYLPETLVEQLAEDYIPTAIEQGIWAGEHCFQQSDGTLIPVSQVIMPLLDDNRELIGVGTIARDISERKHIEEELKRAKEHAETANRAKSAFLANMSHELRTPLNGILGYAQILQRDKTLSTQQLDGINIIQRSGDYLLTLINDVLDLSKIEANRIELYETDIQFGGFLEGITDLFKMRAAQKGIAFNFSAISVLPNTIHSDEKRLRQILINIIGNAIKFTEVGVVDFIVSFTESQQLCFTIQDTGVGIKAEDLNKIFNPFQQVGEEKFRAEGTGLGLAITKRLVEMMGGNLTVNSELGQGSCFIINLPVQLGNTEDFLQSGDKTQQIIGFQEAPKTALIIDNLKENCEVLRSLLNPIGFETLEAYHAEEGLTLALTHSPHIILMEAILPEKNGLSLIKTFKTHPHLQQTPLVVISASVFEQDQHQYQQAGCDAFIPKPIHVKELFNTVEKLLNIHWIYSSDVKTVANNIPIEDICLPNQQQIQRLHELAMLGDVGGVQQYLTELETEPQLQAFILRARSLAKEFQLDEIIDLLKINH; this comes from the coding sequence ATGAAATCTCTCAAGTTTAAATTATCACTAATATCAATAATATTTGTATCAATCAGTGTTTTAATTGCTATTTATTTACTCAATCGCTCTTATTATCAAACAATGAATATTTTTGCAGAGCGAGCCATTTTACATGCAGAAGAATCTTTTAAAAATTTACAAAAAAATGATATAGAAAAATTATCAGCAACATTATTAAGTGTTTTAGACAATCCTACCTTTCAAGAAGCCTTTCAACAAAAAGACCGTCATACACTCTATAAACTCGCTTCTCCTCTCTTTGAACAATTAAAACATCGTTATCGTATTACACACTGGTATTTTCACCTGCCTGAAGCCTTTAAAACAGTATTTTTACGTGTGCATAACCCTGATTTATATGGTGATATAATTCAACGTGCAACATATCGTCAATCAGTATTAACAAAAGATTTCGGCATAGGCATAGAGTTGGGCAAAACCGCTTTTGCATTGCGTGTGGTACATCCTTATTACATCAATAACACCCTAGTCGGCTATGTAGAATTAGGCGAAGAAATTGATCATTTTCTGGTGGCAATGAAAGACCAAACAGGGGATGAATACAGTATTTTCGCTTATAAACAATTTATTGATGAACAAGCATGGCAAACGTTACAAAAAAATAAACGTGTCAGAAATAACTGGGCAGACAATTCTGATGTGCTCTTGATTGACAGCACAACACAAGATACACAATTGCATGGCGTGAGTGAAAAATTAACGGTATTACCCAATAAAGCCGTTTCTTTGGGGATAAAAGAGCTAGACAACGGCGAAATTTACGCAACAGGGATTTTTCCCATTTATGATGTATCTCAACAACAAGTAGGCGGTATTTATGTATTTCATAATTTAACTAAGCTACATCATTCGTTTTTTTTAACACAATGGCATTTAATTACCTTCGGTATTATCAGCATTATTCTAACTTCTATTGTTTTATATATTCTGATTAATCATTTTACTAAAGCACCAATTCAACAATTAAAAACCATCTCACAAGCCTTAGAATGCCTAAATAGTGGCGATTTCAACCATCAAGTTGATGAAAGTTCGTTTCAAGAATTAGGCGAGTTTTCGCGCGTTTTTGAACAAGTACGTTCTAATTTACGAAAAACCATACAAAAACTACGCGCTGAAATACAAGAACGTGAAACGACACAAAAACAATTAGAAATGTCACAAACTGAATTAGAGCAACGAGTGATAGACAGAACACGCGCTTTAACCTTAGCAACCACCGCCGCAGAACAAGCCCGCGAAAGTGTCGAACTGATTAATCAAGAACTGCGTGAAAGTGAATCATTATTACGCTCTGTTTTAGAAAACTCTGCGTTAGCGATTGATTTCGTAGATACGAATGGACGATTTTTCGACTGCAACCCCGCCTTTGAACGGTTATTAGGCTATGAACGCAAAGAACTTTTTCGAATGAATTTATCAGAAGTTACCTATCCACCTGATATTGATAAATCTGTCGACCAATATAAATCTATGATTGCCGGTGAGTTTGATACATATCAATTAGAAAAACGCTTTATTCACAAACAAGGCTATTTAATTTGGGCAACTGTCACGGTTTCTTTAATCCGTGATAAAGATGGCAAGCCTCATTTTGCTGTGGGAATGCTGGAAAATATTACCGAACGCAAACGCGGCGAAGAATTATTAAAGGAAAAACTAGCTGTTATATCCAGCTTTAAAGCCTTAGCAGATAATACCAGCGATTTCATCAGCTATAGCGATTTATACGGACATATTCAATATATTAACCCCGCGGGGTTGCGAATGATTGGGCGTAATGGTATCAATCCAAAAGATATTTCACTACACGACTATTTGCCCGAAACGCTCGTTGAACAGTTAGCAGAGGACTATATTCCAACAGCAATAGAACAAGGGATTTGGGCGGGTGAACATTGCTTTCAACAAAGCGATGGCACATTAATTCCTGTTTCACAAGTCATTATGCCGTTATTAGATGATAATCGCGAATTAATTGGCGTAGGAACAATTGCCCGCGACATTAGCGAACGTAAACATATAGAAGAAGAGCTAAAACGTGCTAAAGAACACGCAGAAACGGCAAATAGAGCAAAAAGTGCTTTCTTAGCCAATATGAGCCACGAGTTAAGAACACCACTTAATGGTATTTTAGGATACGCCCAAATTTTACAACGTGATAAAACCCTAAGTACGCAACAATTAGACGGAATTAATATTATCCAACGCTCAGGCGATTACTTACTGACACTGATTAATGATGTTCTTGATTTATCTAAGATTGAAGCGAATCGTATAGAACTTTACGAAACTGATATTCAATTTGGTGGCTTTTTAGAAGGAATTACTGATTTATTCAAAATGCGAGCCGCGCAAAAAGGGATTGCCTTTAATTTTTCCGCAATTTCAGTGTTACCTAATACCATTCATAGCGATGAAAAACGCTTGCGCCAAATACTGATTAATATCATTGGCAATGCGATTAAATTTACAGAAGTCGGTGTCGTTGACTTTATTGTGAGTTTTACCGAATCTCAACAACTCTGTTTCACCATTCAAGATACAGGCGTTGGCATTAAAGCAGAAGACTTAAATAAAATTTTTAATCCATTCCAACAAGTCGGCGAAGAAAAATTCCGCGCAGAAGGAACAGGCTTAGGACTCGCAATTACCAAACGACTGGTTGAAATGATGGGCGGGAATTTAACCGTTAATAGCGAACTCGGACAAGGTAGCTGTTTTATCATTAATCTCCCTGTTCAACTGGGAAATACAGAAGATTTCTTGCAAAGTGGGGATAAAACACAACAAATTATCGGATTTCAAGAAGCACCAAAAACAGCACTGATTATTGATAACTTAAAAGAAAACTGTGAAGTGCTGCGTAGCCTACTCAATCCTATCGGTTTTGAAACCTTAGAAGCCTATCATGCCGAAGAAGGCTTAACGCTTGCACTGACACATTCACCACACATTATTTTAATGGAAGCCATTTTACCTGAAAAAAATGGGTTATCGTTGATTAAAACCTTTAAAACACATCCACATTTACAACAAACGCCACTTGTCGTTATCTCTGCCAGCGTGTTTGAACAAGACCAACACCAATATCAACAAGCAGGTTGTGATGCCTTTATTCCTAAACCCATCCATGTAAAAGAACTATTTAATACGGTAGAAAAACTCCTAAATATTCACTGGATATATTCATCTGACGTAAAAACGGTGGCAAATAACATTCCCATTGAAGATATTTGCTTACCAAATCAGCAACAAATACAACGCCTACATGAGTTGGCAATGCTTGGAGATGTCGGCGGGGTACAACAGTATTTAACAGAATTAGAAACTGAACCCCAATTGCAAGCCTTTATCTTACGGGCAAGGTCTTTAGCAAAAGAATTTCAACTGGATGAAATCATCGATTTATTAAAAATAAATCATTGA
- the lolB gene encoding lipoprotein insertase outer membrane protein LolB, with the protein MIQPRFIPFLCLFFSLFAGCAGINFKPPTATQLAQWQQHQTRLNAIKTWRITGRIAIQTDSDNWTANTYWTQNKTDYELRFNTPTGQGALLLQGSPQQVTLKTSENETYTAQDPDTLIEEVTHLPLPVSNLYYWIRGLSYGDLVTNTYELDDAGRLSQLQQANWGIRYERYDSFNGYVLPTKLTLTNNQFTVKIVISQWQLQPAETTVKSL; encoded by the coding sequence ATGATACAACCCCGTTTTATACCATTTTTATGCCTGTTTTTTAGCCTATTTGCTGGGTGCGCTGGTATCAATTTTAAACCCCCAACCGCCACCCAGCTGGCACAATGGCAGCAACATCAAACACGGTTAAATGCTATCAAAACATGGCGGATTACAGGACGAATTGCCATACAAACCGATAGCGACAACTGGACAGCAAACACCTATTGGACACAAAACAAAACGGATTATGAACTACGCTTTAACACTCCAACAGGACAAGGCGCGTTACTTCTACAAGGTAGTCCTCAACAAGTGACGTTAAAGACTTCAGAAAATGAAACCTACACCGCACAAGACCCTGATACCTTAATAGAAGAAGTTACACATTTACCTTTACCTGTCAGTAATTTATATTATTGGATTCGTGGCTTATCCTATGGGGATTTAGTCACGAATACCTATGAACTCGATGACGCAGGACGATTATCCCAACTCCAACAAGCCAATTGGGGCATTCGTTACGAACGCTATGACAGCTTTAATGGGTATGTTCTACCCACAAAACTAACACTCACAAACAACCAATTCACTGTAAAAATTGTCATCTCACAATGGCAATTACAACCCGCTGAAACAACAGTGAAATCGTTATAA
- a CDS encoding methyl-accepting chemotaxis protein has protein sequence MTTQQSPETPHEKESKQSVDSTACLQVLLNNLHPVLESLQNDVNSRSQRYVLFQEILYVVATITAFLIGYLFYLVYMVTMDMHKLTDYMETVSTHFVAMSKNVEEMRTEMRTITQHSGQVSSLMSNMEQTMKNIQTTMGQMQTTMHTMAGAITHIDQNITANLGGMQTNLHDINQRMTTLTEHIGQIRTEMQEIRTNTNAISFNLRQMTTDMNVLTRSITPLVQRFNNLPWSMMPSGMPMFPFF, from the coding sequence ATGACAACTCAGCAATCTCCTGAAACACCTCATGAAAAAGAGAGCAAACAATCTGTTGATTCAACAGCTTGTTTACAAGTGTTATTGAATAATTTACATCCCGTTCTGGAGTCGTTACAAAATGATGTAAATTCACGCAGTCAACGTTATGTTTTATTTCAAGAAATACTATATGTCGTTGCGACGATTACCGCCTTTTTAATTGGCTATCTATTCTACCTTGTGTATATGGTCACAATGGATATGCACAAATTAACTGACTATATGGAAACTGTTTCCACGCATTTTGTAGCAATGTCTAAAAATGTAGAAGAGATGCGAACCGAAATGCGAACCATCACCCAGCATAGTGGACAAGTCTCTTCGCTCATGTCCAATATGGAACAGACGATGAAAAATATACAAACAACGATGGGGCAAATGCAGACGACTATGCACACAATGGCGGGTGCTATCACACATATAGATCAAAACATTACTGCCAATTTAGGGGGGATGCAAACGAATTTGCATGATATTAATCAACGGATGACTACATTAACCGAACATATAGGACAAATTCGGACAGAAATGCAAGAAATTCGAACTAATACCAACGCAATCAGTTTTAATCTGCGTCAAATGACAACCGACATGAATGTCTTAACGCGCAGTATAACCCCGCTTGTTCAACGGTTTAATAACCTTCCGTGGTCTATGATGCCCAGCGGAATGCCGATGTTTCCGTTTTTTTAA
- a CDS encoding endonuclease/exonuclease/phosphatase family protein, which yields MFTTQVMPKARPVRFATFNASLFRPNAGQLTSELQVCEHPQLSQVAGIIQRVNPDILLLQEFDYAENQQNLTYFQENYLNHPQQPEGHPVFYPYRYAIPSNTGILSGLDLDGDGRLDSPHDAFGFGTFAGQYAFALLAKFPLQLDKMRSFQYFLWRDMPHAKLPKRADGTDYFNAAALDIMRLSSKNHVDIPVELPTGIIHLLIAHPTPPIDDGVPQRNRCRNYDELRLWADYLTDGEQAHYLYDDKGHRGGLSSREKFVLMGDMNADPFIGNSLRGAMTQLLRHPRMNPTCTLGIHVPKRPQLSLAVNARVQRAQMQTSTWGLRVDYILPSRSLWVQQSGIFAPVAPDTDAPLVTCSDHFLVWTDIKLT from the coding sequence GTGTTCACAACACAAGTGATGCCTAAAGCCCGCCCTGTGCGTTTTGCAACGTTTAACGCCTCGCTGTTTCGTCCAAATGCGGGGCAATTAACCAGCGAATTGCAAGTTTGTGAACATCCACAATTATCCCAAGTTGCGGGCATTATTCAGCGGGTAAACCCTGATATTTTACTCTTACAAGAATTTGATTATGCCGAGAATCAACAGAATTTAACGTATTTTCAAGAAAACTATTTAAATCATCCGCAACAGCCAGAAGGACATCCCGTTTTTTATCCTTATCGTTATGCTATACCCTCCAATACAGGGATTCTGAGCGGATTAGATTTAGATGGCGATGGACGGCTAGACAGTCCACATGATGCGTTTGGCTTTGGCACATTTGCGGGACAATATGCCTTTGCGCTACTGGCAAAATTTCCCCTGCAATTGGATAAGATGCGAAGTTTTCAGTATTTTTTATGGCGCGATATGCCACACGCAAAATTGCCAAAAAGAGCGGATGGAACGGATTATTTTAACGCTGCTGCTTTAGACATTATGCGTCTATCCTCCAAAAATCATGTTGATATTCCCGTTGAACTCCCAACAGGCATCATTCATTTACTCATTGCCCACCCTACCCCGCCGATTGATGATGGTGTGCCACAACGCAATCGTTGCCGTAATTACGATGAATTGCGTTTATGGGCAGATTATTTAACGGATGGTGAACAAGCTCATTATTTATATGATGATAAAGGTCATCGAGGTGGCTTGAGTAGTCGGGAAAAATTCGTTTTAATGGGAGACATGAACGCTGACCCGTTTATTGGGAACAGTTTACGCGGAGCAATGACGCAACTATTACGACATCCACGCATGAATCCTACTTGCACGCTTGGCATACATGTCCCTAAACGCCCGCAGTTATCGCTTGCTGTCAATGCACGAGTGCAACGGGCGCAAATGCAGACAAGTACATGGGGTTTACGGGTTGACTATATCCTGCCCTCACGTTCTTTATGGGTACAACAATCAGGTATTTTTGCCCCTGTCGCCCCTGATACTGACGCCCCTTTAGTCACTTGTTCCGACCATTTTTTAGTTTGGACAGATATTAAATTAACCTAA
- a CDS encoding Rpn family recombination-promoting nuclease/putative transposase, which produces MTDKSLGTFINPFTDFGFKKIFGSEESKPLLISFLNDLLPIKHKIVSLEFKNIEKLGMLEEDRRAIFDIYCRDEKNQEFIVELQRAKQEHFQDRATYYASFLIQDQAKKGKWDFELTPIYFIGILDFSLASFPDERYLHFGQITDIYSKEVMFKKLNFIYIEMAKFKKQESELANHLEWWLYFLRELVTFDDMPREFQGDIIEDAFALAKLANMSYEDRHAYELSLKYYRDFINVLDTAKQEGIEIGLEKGIEIGIEQGVKKGIEQGIEQERIKIAQERIKVAIALKQSNAPLELIMVATGLTREEIERLE; this is translated from the coding sequence ATGACCGACAAATCTCTAGGCACATTCATCAACCCCTTCACCGATTTTGGCTTTAAAAAAATCTTCGGTAGTGAAGAAAGTAAACCCCTACTCATCAGCTTCCTCAATGATTTATTACCGATAAAACACAAAATTGTCAGCTTAGAATTTAAAAATATTGAAAAGCTCGGCATGTTAGAAGAAGACCGACGTGCCATCTTCGATATTTATTGCCGTGATGAAAAAAATCAGGAATTCATTGTTGAATTACAACGTGCGAAACAAGAACACTTTCAAGACCGCGCTACCTATTACGCCAGCTTCTTAATTCAAGACCAAGCCAAAAAAGGCAAATGGGATTTTGAATTAACCCCGATTTATTTCATTGGCATTTTAGACTTCTCCTTAGCCAGCTTTCCCGATGAGCGTTACTTACATTTCGGACAAATAACCGATATTTACAGTAAAGAAGTGATGTTTAAGAAATTGAACTTCATTTACATAGAAATGGCGAAATTCAAAAAACAAGAATCCGAATTAGCGAACCATTTGGAATGGTGGTTATATTTTCTCCGTGAATTAGTGACATTTGACGATATGCCGAGAGAATTTCAAGGCGATATTATCGAAGACGCTTTTGCGTTAGCGAAATTAGCGAATATGAGTTATGAAGACCGCCATGCGTATGAATTGAGTTTGAAATACTACCGCGATTTTATCAATGTGCTTGATACGGCTAAACAGGAAGGAATTGAAATAGGTCTGGAGAAGGGCATTGAGATTGGGATTGAACAAGGGGTTAAAAAAGGAATTGAGCAAGGGATTGAACAAGAAAGAATAAAAATTGCACAAGAAAGAATAAAAGTCGCAATAGCACTAAAGCAAAGCAATGCTCCTCTTGAACTCATTATGGTTGCGACGGGCTTAACACGCGAAGAAATTGAGCGATTAGAGTAA
- a CDS encoding rhodanese-like domain-containing protein — translation MTMLVKEIDSRELSEWLASDTPPRLIDVRTPQEMMQASIAKGEPMPLTVLPLRINDIPQDDDVVIYCRTGNRSWQACMFLMQKGYKRIFNLKGGIVAWAQIGLPVEPMNLNETIQ, via the coding sequence ATGACCATGTTAGTAAAAGAAATTGATTCTCGTGAATTATCCGAGTGGTTAGCATCGGACACTCCTCCCAGACTCATCGATGTCCGTACCCCTCAAGAAATGATGCAAGCCTCTATCGCAAAAGGCGAACCTATGCCACTCACAGTGCTACCCTTACGCATCAATGATATTCCTCAAGATGACGATGTTGTTATTTATTGCCGTACAGGCAACCGCTCATGGCAAGCCTGCATGTTTCTCATGCAAAAAGGGTATAAACGCATCTTTAATTTAAAAGGCGGTATTGTTGCGTGGGCACAAATAGGCTTACCTGTAGAGCCTATGAACTTAAATGAAACTATTCAATAA
- a CDS encoding tetratricopeptide repeat protein, whose protein sequence is MKIYKNIKMLSLAFLMVGCANQLTAQATADAGQDTLNPSPTLAATLPPSPEFASQQEEAMYDVLVGEVARQRGEYSLSAQSYLNLAEKTKDPEFAARATQTALFSRAYELAVQAANLWLKLAPNSPDAYQALGTILLQQERTDEALHYLESMLDNAQGNQQHRLEMILAMLEQRKGKDSARALIEKLVERRPDNPQILLSYTNLLIASNELDKAITVLQKILNADPTHEQAIPLYAHVLQKQNRETEALAWMEKAATAYPNRTDFGYIYARMLASGEQYEKAFEAFKRIQATFPRPEDVLFPLGILALQLNKLDEARQFFTDLQKQAEQADIAYYYLGQVEEKAKNWDTALTWYKKIKSGDNFLTAQMRIALVLSEQGNLNAAVEYLRNVPTEQEEDSLQLLRFEAELYAEKERYQDAMATYNRVVALAPTNTDSLYQRGMLAIKMNDLVQMEKDFRQIIELDPENAHAYNSLGFTLADHTNRYEEAYELIKKALNLSPNSHYILDSHGWVLYRLGRYPEAIAELRKAQQQKDDPEIAAHLGEVLWVSGDKEGAKQVWEKATQTFPEDKFLKEVINRFLP, encoded by the coding sequence ATGAAAATCTATAAAAATATAAAAATGCTGAGTTTGGCTTTTCTCATGGTTGGCTGTGCGAATCAACTCACTGCACAAGCAACAGCGGACGCAGGGCAGGATACACTTAACCCATCCCCGACCTTAGCCGCTACTTTACCGCCTAGCCCTGAGTTTGCCTCTCAACAAGAAGAAGCAATGTATGATGTATTAGTCGGAGAAGTTGCCAGACAACGTGGAGAGTACAGTTTATCTGCACAAAGTTATCTCAACCTTGCTGAAAAAACCAAAGACCCCGAATTTGCCGCCCGTGCCACCCAAACCGCGCTTTTTTCCCGCGCCTATGAACTTGCCGTTCAAGCCGCCAATTTATGGTTAAAACTCGCACCAAATAGTCCTGATGCCTACCAAGCCTTAGGAACAATTCTTCTACAACAAGAACGGACTGACGAAGCCTTACATTATTTAGAATCCATGCTCGATAATGCTCAAGGTAATCAACAGCATCGTTTAGAAATGATTCTAGCCATGCTTGAACAACGCAAAGGCAAAGACAGTGCCCGCGCACTCATTGAAAAACTCGTTGAACGTCGTCCCGATAATCCTCAGATTTTACTCAGTTATACCAATCTACTGATAGCCAGTAATGAGTTAGATAAAGCCATTACGGTTTTGCAAAAAATTCTGAATGCTGACCCCACCCACGAGCAAGCGATACCGCTCTATGCCCACGTTTTGCAAAAACAAAACCGTGAAACAGAAGCCCTTGCATGGATGGAAAAAGCAGCCACTGCTTATCCTAATAGAACAGATTTCGGCTACATTTATGCCCGCATGTTAGCCAGCGGAGAACAATATGAAAAAGCCTTTGAAGCCTTTAAACGCATACAAGCCACTTTTCCCCGCCCTGAAGATGTCCTATTTCCTTTAGGTATTCTTGCGTTACAACTCAATAAATTGGATGAAGCTCGCCAATTCTTCACCGATTTACAAAAACAGGCAGAACAAGCAGATATCGCTTACTACTATCTTGGACAAGTTGAAGAAAAAGCCAAAAATTGGGATACAGCCCTGACATGGTATAAAAAAATTAAATCGGGAGATAACTTCCTAACAGCTCAAATGCGCATCGCGTTGGTACTCTCAGAACAAGGTAATTTAAACGCGGCTGTAGAATACCTGCGCAATGTGCCAACAGAACAGGAAGAAGACAGTTTACAACTGCTCCGTTTTGAGGCAGAACTCTACGCAGAAAAAGAACGTTATCAAGATGCAATGGCAACTTATAATCGTGTTGTTGCCCTCGCACCGACTAATACCGACAGCCTTTATCAACGCGGTATGCTCGCCATCAAAATGAATGACCTCGTCCAAATGGAGAAGGATTTCCGTCAAATTATTGAATTAGACCCAGAAAACGCACATGCCTACAACTCATTAGGTTTTACCCTCGCAGACCACACAAACCGCTACGAAGAAGCCTATGAATTAATTAAAAAAGCCCTAAACCTCTCTCCAAATAGCCACTACATCCTAGATAGTCATGGCTGGGTTTTATATCGCTTAGGGCGTTACCCTGAAGCCATTGCAGAATTACGCAAAGCCCAACAACAAAAAGATGACCCCGAAATTGCCGCACACCTTGGCGAAGTCTTATGGGTCAGTGGTGATAAAGAAGGCGCGAAACAAGTTTGGGAAAAAGCAACACAAACCTTCCCAGAAGACAAATTTCTTAAAGAAGTCATTAACCGTTTTTTACCATGA
- the gspM gene encoding type II secretion system protein GspM, with translation MQWFKQLETRERYILILGAIISVVMLIYALVWRPLVMNQQDLTNSVIAQQANLAWMQNAANEIRQLRQQTTSSPQANTGQNQSLLSAVDTALNQSALAKVPKRIEPQGDDSVRVLFDDVSFSALSQWLADLYNRYSVQVATSTIERLRANDRVKVRLLLFRGTVRTAE, from the coding sequence ATGCAATGGTTTAAACAATTAGAAACACGAGAACGTTATATTCTAATTCTCGGCGCGATTATCAGCGTTGTTATGCTGATTTACGCCTTAGTGTGGCGACCGCTGGTGATGAATCAGCAAGACCTTACTAACAGCGTGATTGCCCAACAAGCCAATTTAGCGTGGATGCAAAATGCTGCCAATGAAATTCGGCAATTACGCCAACAAACAACGAGCAGTCCACAGGCAAACACGGGACAAAATCAATCTTTACTCAGTGCGGTTGATACCGCATTAAATCAAAGTGCTTTAGCCAAAGTGCCAAAACGGATTGAACCACAAGGCGATGATAGTGTACGAGTCCTATTTGATGATGTGAGTTTTTCCGCATTATCGCAATGGCTCGCCGATTTATACAACCGTTATAGTGTACAAGTCGCTACCAGTACAATTGAACGACTGCGTGCGAATGACCGCGTAAAAGTGCGTTTATTGTTATTTCGTGGAACAGTACGCACGGCGGAATAA